One Luteibacter sp. 9135 DNA segment encodes these proteins:
- a CDS encoding DUF3309 family protein: MLVTILLVILVLALIGGLPTWGYSSSWGYGPSGGIGVVLAIVLICWLLGVF; this comes from the coding sequence ATGCTCGTCACCATCCTGCTCGTCATCCTCGTCCTCGCGCTCATCGGCGGCCTGCCCACCTGGGGCTATTCCAGCTCGTGGGGTTACGGTCCCAGCGGCGGTATCGGCGTGGTCCTCGCCATCGTGCTGATCTGCTGGCTGCTCGGCGTATTCTGA
- a CDS encoding DNA-3-methyladenine glycosylase produces MARVEWPGDIVPRSFFHRDARDVAPQLLNKLLASADGRVGRIVEVEAYVGAIDPAAHTFRGKTKRNAVMFGPPGHMYVYFTYGMHWCANTVCGHEGEGSGVLMRALEPVAGIETMRAARPRIRKDRDLCSGPARLTQAMGITGAQNGIDLVRARDGYTILDDGMPPPDEVVGSARIGIREGTDLLWRWFVAGNPHVSRA; encoded by the coding sequence TTGGCGCGTGTTGAATGGCCGGGCGATATCGTTCCCCGCAGCTTCTTTCATCGCGACGCGCGCGATGTGGCCCCGCAGCTGCTGAACAAGTTGCTGGCATCGGCTGACGGACGGGTAGGGCGCATCGTGGAAGTCGAGGCTTATGTCGGCGCCATCGATCCTGCCGCACACACGTTCCGTGGCAAGACCAAACGCAATGCGGTGATGTTCGGGCCTCCCGGGCACATGTATGTGTACTTTACCTACGGCATGCACTGGTGTGCGAACACGGTGTGCGGTCACGAAGGCGAAGGTTCCGGCGTCCTCATGCGCGCGCTGGAACCTGTCGCGGGTATCGAAACGATGCGTGCAGCACGGCCACGTATCCGGAAAGACCGCGATCTGTGCAGCGGTCCGGCCCGGCTGACCCAGGCCATGGGTATCACAGGCGCACAGAATGGCATCGACCTGGTGCGGGCGCGGGATGGCTACACCATCCTTGATGACGGCATGCCGCCCCCCGATGAGGTGGTCGGCTCCGCGCGTATCGGCATCCGGGAAGGCACCGACCTCCTGTGGCGATGGTTCGTGGCAGGCAATCCCCACGTCTCACGCGCCTGA
- a CDS encoding SulP family inorganic anion transporter, translated as MNTSTRWSQQWFFNVRGDVLSGLVVALALIPEAIAFSVIAGVDPKVGLYASFSMAVVIAFTGGRPAMISAATGAMALLMVSMVKTHGLQYLLLTTIATGLFQVLAGALRLGGLMRFVSRSVVTGFVNALAILIFMAQLPELIGVSWMVYPMTAGALAIIYLFPYVTRAVPSPLVAIVVMTVIAIVFRIDIHRVGDMGALPDSLPHFLLPDVPLNWETAKIVLPTAATLAVVGLLESMMTLQIVNDMTDTRSDKNRECMGQGFANIATGFIGGMAGCAMIGQSVINVRSGGRGRLSTLVAGVVLLMLVVFGAPWVSQIPMAALVAVMIMVSLSTFNWRSLAALRMHPTSSSIVMLGTVVVTVWTHDLARGVLTGVILSAVFFARKVGRMLDVDSSLSEEGVRTYVVSGQVFFASADTFGDFFDVKEEDLSGVVIDVTAAHFWDLTAIGALDRVVLKFRQAGVTVDVVGLNAASHELVQRLGTHHREGASLDTGAH; from the coding sequence ATGAATACCTCTACTCGTTGGAGCCAGCAGTGGTTCTTCAACGTGCGTGGCGACGTGCTCTCGGGCCTTGTCGTCGCGCTCGCGCTCATTCCCGAAGCCATCGCGTTTTCCGTCATCGCCGGCGTGGACCCCAAGGTGGGTCTCTACGCATCGTTCTCGATGGCGGTGGTAATCGCTTTCACGGGCGGCCGGCCCGCCATGATTTCCGCCGCCACCGGGGCGATGGCCCTGCTGATGGTGAGTATGGTCAAGACCCATGGCTTGCAGTACCTGCTGCTGACGACCATCGCGACGGGCCTGTTCCAGGTGCTGGCAGGCGCGCTACGGCTCGGCGGCCTCATGCGTTTCGTTTCGCGGTCCGTGGTCACCGGCTTCGTCAACGCATTGGCCATCCTTATCTTCATGGCGCAATTGCCCGAGCTTATCGGCGTATCGTGGATGGTCTATCCGATGACCGCCGGCGCGCTGGCTATCATCTACCTGTTTCCCTACGTCACGCGCGCTGTGCCATCGCCATTGGTGGCCATCGTGGTGATGACGGTCATCGCCATCGTCTTCCGCATCGATATCCATCGTGTAGGCGACATGGGCGCATTGCCCGATTCGCTGCCGCATTTCCTGCTGCCGGACGTGCCGCTGAACTGGGAGACCGCGAAGATCGTGTTGCCCACGGCGGCGACGCTGGCGGTGGTGGGGCTACTCGAATCGATGATGACCTTGCAGATCGTCAACGACATGACCGATACGCGGTCGGACAAGAACCGCGAGTGCATGGGGCAGGGCTTCGCCAATATCGCGACCGGCTTCATCGGTGGCATGGCGGGCTGCGCCATGATCGGCCAGTCGGTCATCAACGTACGCTCCGGCGGTCGCGGCCGGCTATCGACGCTTGTGGCCGGCGTGGTGCTGCTGATGCTGGTGGTGTTCGGCGCACCGTGGGTCAGTCAGATCCCCATGGCGGCCCTGGTGGCGGTGATGATCATGGTCTCGCTCAGCACGTTCAACTGGCGATCCCTCGCGGCGCTACGCATGCACCCCACGTCCTCCAGCATCGTCATGCTGGGCACGGTCGTGGTGACCGTCTGGACGCATGACCTCGCACGTGGCGTGTTGACCGGCGTGATCCTCTCCGCGGTGTTCTTTGCCCGCAAGGTCGGTCGCATGCTCGACGTGGACAGCTCCCTCTCCGAGGAAGGCGTGCGCACCTATGTCGTCTCCGGCCAGGTGTTCTTTGCATCGGCGGATACGTTCGGTGACTTCTTCGACGTGAAGGAAGAGGACCTGAGCGGCGTGGTGATCGATGTCACCGCGGCCCATTTCTGGGACCTGACCGCGATCGGCGCGCTGGATCGCGTGGTACTCAAGTTCCGCCAGGCAGGCGTCACGGTGGACGTCGTGGGCCTGAACGCCGCTAGCCACGAACTGGTGCAGCGCCTGGGTACCCACCACCGGGAAGGCGCCTCACTGGATACCGGCGCTCACTGA
- a CDS encoding GspH/FimT family pseudopilin, giving the protein MPTRQRLPGGFTLPDLTATLVITGMLVLMALPALAGTLARYQLKATGEALFTSLNKARATAIRRGHPTYVCPSEDGRLCSATVDWSLGWIARDQQAKALFDVSDTVPRAINIVHSAGRSAVNFQADGTANHDNQRISLCLRGKAHTAVSIVLARSGRIRRETAPADIAAACARHRAKNA; this is encoded by the coding sequence ATGCCCACACGCCAACGGCTCCCAGGCGGCTTCACCCTGCCCGACCTGACCGCCACCCTGGTCATCACCGGCATGCTGGTGCTGATGGCCCTGCCGGCCCTTGCCGGGACACTGGCCCGATATCAGTTGAAAGCCACCGGGGAAGCACTCTTCACATCGCTGAACAAGGCCCGCGCCACGGCAATTCGCCGAGGCCACCCTACTTATGTGTGCCCCAGCGAAGACGGACGGCTGTGCTCCGCAACCGTCGACTGGAGCCTGGGCTGGATCGCCCGCGACCAACAGGCCAAAGCCCTGTTCGATGTGTCGGATACCGTGCCCCGCGCCATCAACATCGTTCACTCGGCCGGGCGATCCGCGGTGAACTTCCAGGCCGATGGCACCGCCAACCACGATAACCAGCGGATCAGCCTGTGCCTTCGGGGCAAAGCCCATACGGCTGTCAGCATCGTGTTGGCGCGGTCGGGCCGTATCCGTCGCGAAACAGCCCCTGCCGACATCGCGGCGGCGTGTGCCCGGCACCGCGCAAAAAATGCCTAG
- the uvrB gene encoding excinuclease ABC subunit UvrB — protein MTDRFQLVSPYKPAGDQSEAIRRLSEGFESGLAAQTLLGVTGSGKTFTIANVVEQIQKPTIVLAPNKTLAAQLYGEFKEFFPHNAVEYFVSYYDYYQPEAYVVASDTFIEKDSSINDHIEQMRLAATKALLSRRDSLIVATVSAIYGLGDPEDYMSLRLILSRGEHIQQRALIRQLTELQYVRNEMDLRRGTYRVRGEVVDVFPAESESEALRIELFDGEVENLSLFDPLTGEVLRKVPRYTVYPKTHYASTRQSVLNAMETIKVELSERLEQLYRDNKLVEAQRLEQRTRFDLEMMAEVGFCQGIENYSRHMTRRGPGEPPPTLFDYLPPDALMVVDESHVTVPQLGAMYKGDRSRKETLVEFGFRLPSAMDNRPLRFEEWERRAPRAIYVSATPAKYELERSIDNVVELVVRPTGLIDPEVEVRPVRTQVDDLLGEIHKRVAIGDRVLVTTLTKRMAENLTDYLSEHDVRVRYLHADIDTVERTEIIRDLRLGEFDVLVGINLLREGLDMPEVSLVAILDADKEGFLRSTRSLIQTIGRAARNVRGKAILYGDTITGSMKDAMDETARRREKQVEYNTLHGITPTTVVRRIADIMEGARADVGSRGGKGRKGKEAKKAQEEQADYGSLTPEQVGSTIKKLETRMYKHAQNLEFEEAGKLRDEIHRLRDRALR, from the coding sequence ATGACCGATCGCTTCCAGCTCGTTTCGCCCTACAAGCCCGCCGGTGACCAGTCGGAGGCCATTCGCCGCCTGAGCGAGGGCTTCGAATCCGGCCTGGCCGCCCAGACCCTGCTCGGGGTAACCGGGTCCGGAAAGACCTTCACCATCGCCAACGTGGTGGAGCAGATCCAGAAGCCGACCATCGTGCTGGCGCCGAACAAGACGCTGGCCGCGCAGCTCTACGGCGAATTCAAGGAGTTTTTTCCGCACAACGCGGTGGAATACTTCGTCAGCTACTACGACTACTACCAGCCGGAAGCCTACGTGGTGGCCTCGGATACCTTCATCGAGAAGGATTCCAGCATCAACGATCACATCGAGCAGATGCGTCTCGCGGCCACCAAGGCGCTGTTGTCGCGGCGCGACTCCCTGATCGTGGCCACCGTATCCGCGATCTACGGACTGGGTGATCCGGAGGACTACATGAGCCTCCGCCTTATCCTGTCGCGCGGGGAGCATATCCAGCAGCGCGCGCTGATCCGTCAGCTGACCGAACTGCAGTACGTGCGCAACGAAATGGATCTGCGGCGCGGTACGTACCGCGTACGTGGCGAAGTGGTCGATGTGTTCCCGGCGGAGTCGGAGTCCGAGGCGCTGCGCATCGAGCTGTTCGACGGGGAAGTGGAAAACCTTTCGCTGTTCGATCCGCTCACTGGCGAAGTGCTGCGCAAGGTGCCCCGCTACACCGTGTACCCGAAAACCCACTACGCCAGCACGCGCCAGAGCGTTCTCAACGCGATGGAGACGATCAAGGTCGAGCTGTCGGAACGGCTGGAGCAGCTGTACCGGGACAACAAGCTCGTCGAGGCGCAGCGCCTGGAGCAGCGCACCCGTTTCGACCTGGAAATGATGGCGGAGGTGGGGTTCTGCCAGGGCATCGAGAATTATTCGCGGCACATGACCCGCCGCGGCCCGGGCGAGCCGCCGCCGACGCTTTTCGACTACCTGCCGCCGGACGCATTGATGGTGGTGGACGAGTCGCACGTGACCGTTCCCCAGCTGGGCGCCATGTACAAGGGTGACCGTTCGCGCAAGGAGACACTGGTGGAATTTGGTTTCCGCCTGCCGTCGGCCATGGACAACCGTCCCCTTCGCTTCGAGGAATGGGAGCGCCGTGCGCCACGTGCGATCTACGTGTCGGCCACGCCGGCGAAGTACGAACTCGAGCGTTCCATCGACAACGTGGTCGAGCTGGTCGTGCGTCCCACGGGCCTGATCGATCCCGAGGTGGAGGTGCGGCCGGTGCGTACCCAGGTCGACGATCTGCTAGGCGAGATCCACAAGCGCGTGGCGATAGGCGACCGCGTGCTGGTCACTACACTTACAAAGCGCATGGCGGAGAACCTGACGGATTACCTGTCCGAGCACGACGTGCGGGTACGCTACCTGCATGCGGACATCGACACGGTGGAGCGTACGGAGATCATCCGCGACCTGCGGCTGGGCGAATTCGACGTGCTGGTGGGTATCAACCTGCTGCGCGAGGGCCTGGACATGCCCGAGGTGTCGCTGGTGGCCATCCTCGATGCGGACAAGGAGGGGTTCTTGCGCTCCACGCGCTCCCTGATCCAGACCATTGGCCGCGCCGCCCGAAACGTACGTGGCAAGGCGATCCTGTACGGCGACACCATTACCGGCTCCATGAAGGACGCCATGGACGAGACGGCGCGACGCCGCGAGAAGCAGGTCGAGTACAACACGCTCCATGGCATCACGCCCACCACGGTCGTGCGTCGCATTGCGGACATCATGGAAGGCGCCCGCGCCGACGTGGGTTCCCGCGGGGGCAAGGGGCGCAAGGGCAAGGAAGCGAAGAAGGCTCAGGAAGAGCAGGCCGATTACGGCTCCCTGACCCCGGAGCAGGTCGGCTCCACGATCAAGAAGCTGGAGACGCGCATGTACAAGCACGCCCAGAACCTCGAGTTCGAGGAGGCGGGCAAGCTCCGCGACGAGATCCACCGGCTGCGGGACCGGGCCCTGCGCTGA
- a CDS encoding CopD family protein, translating to MGYLLIKSLHIVFVIAWMAAVFYLPRILINIVEAGNEAAVRARLILMGRRLYRFGHIMFGVALVFGLVLWLYFHIAGGWLHVKLALVAAMLAYYIWTGRLLKRSEAGGSLPSSKALRLCNELPVLVLLAIVYLVVGKPF from the coding sequence GTGGGTTACCTGCTGATCAAGTCCCTGCACATCGTCTTCGTCATCGCCTGGATGGCAGCGGTCTTTTACCTGCCGCGGATACTGATCAATATCGTGGAAGCTGGCAACGAGGCCGCGGTCCGCGCACGGCTGATCCTGATGGGTCGTCGTCTCTACCGGTTCGGGCACATCATGTTCGGGGTGGCGCTCGTTTTCGGTCTGGTCCTCTGGCTCTATTTCCACATCGCCGGCGGTTGGCTGCACGTGAAGCTGGCACTGGTTGCCGCGATGCTCGCCTACTACATCTGGACGGGCCGCCTGCTGAAACGCAGCGAGGCAGGCGGTTCGCTGCCGTCGTCCAAGGCCCTGCGGCTTTGCAACGAGTTGCCGGTACTGGTCCTGCTGGCCATCGTCTATCTCGTTGTCGGGAAGCCGTTCTGA
- the recC gene encoding exodeoxyribonuclease V subunit gamma, protein MTTANDIAPGLMVLHGNRLEELRDVLVAWLRRAPLQPLEDESILVQSNGIAQWFRLALARSEADGGMGIAAAVDVQLPGRFLWIAYRAVLGKDAVPPESPFDKSRLVWRLMRLLPSVAAEEGFASLSAFLGKDDDARKCHQLAERLADLYDQYQVYRADWLDDWAAGRDVLRDARGAAPDMAEDDCWQARLWRRLLDDVGPDEADGHRAAVHERFLRAVASVSERPAALSRRIVVFGMSSLPRQTLEALSALARWSQVVLVVMNPCRHYWADIVDDRELLRAERRRQESKPGMPLLPSDEDMHLYANPLLAAWGKQGRDYIRLLDEFDHPDTYREHFTAWDQRIDLFAEPTGNTLLGQVQAAILDLEPLPEEPRPVAADDTSIVFHLAHGPQREVEILHDQLLARFEASARDGHPILPRDVIVMVPDIETYGPHIDAVFGRVPRDDPRFIPFSVADRAARGTVPLVMALDMLMGMTESRFTAGEMADLLDVPAVRTRFGLAEDDLPLLHRWIGGAGIRWGLDATQRGSLGLPALEQNTWAFGLRRMLLGYAVGEGEAWGDIEPFDEVGGLDAALVGPLSDLLAALGRHWQDMADPAPAAVWGARLRRLIDDFFDRSDAEDAKQLERLLDALDTWEGACAEARFDEPLPVDVVREAWLGQFDDAGLSKRFLAGAVSFGTLMPMRAIPFRVVCLLGMNDGDYPRARPPMDFDLMSRSGAWRPGDRSRREDDRYLFLEALLSARDALHIGWVARSARDNSERAPSVLVGQLRDYLASAWRCADDKPLLARLSVEHPLQPFSRAYFREGDTRLFTYASEWRQAHDITPSADASTLPALLVERPIGLAVLRRFLRHPVREFFQARLGVRFELGDIAGDDQEPFAVDALGRFGMTDALLRAAVHSGDDAAGAIDMAASRLQRSGLLPMGGFAAPVRRELTATASAIFARFVTERRRWPIDAGKREVRVEAAGVVVEDWLAELRSDTEGNLAAFLLSPANVLEPDGSPRTHRLVMPWIDHLVAQAAGLAVQTRYVGPDATIVLAPIPTDRATSMLETLLLAWREGMRAPLPVAARTALSALLAPEESSMQAARSAYEGVHDRVRGEVDGDPYLMRAWPEFDALERAGFTRWLQPYRDLLGALHVERA, encoded by the coding sequence GTGACCACAGCGAACGACATCGCGCCTGGGCTCATGGTCCTGCATGGCAACCGCCTGGAAGAACTGCGTGACGTCCTGGTGGCGTGGCTTCGCCGTGCGCCCTTGCAGCCCCTGGAAGACGAGTCGATCCTGGTGCAGTCCAACGGCATCGCGCAGTGGTTCCGCCTGGCGCTGGCACGCTCGGAGGCCGACGGCGGCATGGGTATCGCCGCGGCCGTCGATGTGCAATTGCCGGGGCGTTTTCTCTGGATCGCCTACCGCGCTGTGCTCGGCAAGGATGCCGTGCCGCCGGAGTCGCCTTTCGACAAGTCCCGTCTGGTCTGGCGCCTGATGCGCCTGTTGCCATCCGTGGCGGCCGAAGAGGGCTTCGCATCGCTGAGCGCGTTCCTCGGCAAGGACGACGACGCGCGAAAGTGCCACCAGCTGGCCGAGCGGCTTGCCGACCTCTACGACCAGTACCAGGTATACCGTGCCGACTGGCTTGACGATTGGGCGGCAGGGCGCGACGTGCTGCGGGACGCCCGCGGTGCGGCGCCCGACATGGCGGAAGACGATTGCTGGCAGGCGCGCCTGTGGCGTCGCTTACTGGACGATGTCGGCCCGGACGAGGCCGACGGTCACCGTGCCGCGGTGCACGAGCGCTTCCTGCGGGCCGTGGCCTCCGTGTCGGAGCGCCCGGCGGCCCTGTCGCGTCGCATCGTGGTGTTCGGCATGTCCTCGCTCCCGCGGCAAACGCTGGAGGCCCTGTCCGCGCTGGCACGCTGGTCGCAGGTGGTGCTGGTGGTGATGAATCCCTGTCGCCACTACTGGGCGGACATTGTCGACGACCGCGAGTTGCTGCGGGCCGAGCGGAGGCGTCAGGAAAGCAAGCCCGGCATGCCCCTGCTGCCTTCCGACGAGGACATGCACCTCTACGCCAACCCCCTGCTGGCCGCCTGGGGCAAGCAGGGTCGCGACTACATCCGCCTGCTCGACGAGTTCGACCATCCGGATACCTATCGCGAGCATTTCACCGCGTGGGACCAGCGCATCGACCTGTTCGCCGAGCCGACCGGCAACACGCTGCTCGGGCAGGTGCAGGCGGCCATCCTCGACCTGGAGCCCCTGCCGGAAGAACCGCGGCCGGTGGCGGCGGACGACACCTCCATCGTCTTCCATCTCGCGCACGGGCCGCAGCGCGAGGTGGAGATCCTGCACGACCAGCTGCTTGCCCGGTTCGAGGCATCAGCCCGCGACGGCCATCCCATCCTGCCTCGCGACGTGATCGTGATGGTGCCCGATATCGAAACCTACGGCCCGCACATCGACGCCGTCTTCGGCCGCGTGCCGCGCGACGACCCGCGATTCATTCCGTTCAGCGTGGCGGATCGTGCGGCGCGTGGCACCGTTCCGCTGGTCATGGCGCTGGACATGCTGATGGGCATGACCGAGTCGCGGTTCACGGCCGGCGAGATGGCCGATCTGCTCGATGTCCCGGCGGTGCGCACGCGTTTCGGCCTGGCCGAGGACGACCTGCCCTTGCTGCATCGCTGGATCGGCGGCGCTGGTATCCGCTGGGGGCTGGATGCCACGCAGCGCGGTTCGCTGGGGCTGCCGGCCCTGGAGCAGAACACCTGGGCGTTCGGTCTGCGGCGCATGTTGCTGGGCTATGCCGTGGGGGAAGGGGAGGCATGGGGCGATATCGAGCCCTTCGACGAGGTGGGGGGGCTCGATGCGGCGCTGGTCGGCCCGTTGTCCGACCTCCTCGCCGCACTCGGTCGCCACTGGCAAGATATGGCCGACCCGGCGCCGGCAGCGGTATGGGGGGCACGCCTGCGCCGGCTGATCGACGATTTCTTCGATCGTTCGGACGCCGAGGATGCCAAGCAGTTGGAACGCCTCCTGGATGCCCTCGATACCTGGGAAGGCGCTTGCGCCGAAGCCCGGTTCGACGAGCCCTTGCCGGTCGATGTGGTGCGCGAGGCCTGGCTGGGTCAGTTCGACGACGCGGGACTCTCCAAGCGATTCCTCGCCGGTGCAGTCAGCTTCGGTACGCTGATGCCCATGCGGGCCATCCCGTTCCGGGTGGTCTGCCTGCTGGGCATGAACGACGGCGACTACCCGCGTGCCCGTCCGCCCATGGATTTCGACCTGATGTCGCGGTCGGGTGCGTGGCGGCCGGGCGACCGCTCGCGTCGCGAGGACGATCGCTACCTTTTCCTCGAGGCCCTGCTGTCCGCGCGCGATGCACTGCATATCGGCTGGGTCGCGCGCAGCGCCCGCGACAACAGCGAGCGCGCGCCATCGGTGCTGGTGGGTCAGCTGCGGGATTACCTGGCATCGGCATGGCGGTGCGCCGACGATAAGCCGCTCCTGGCACGTCTTTCGGTGGAGCACCCGTTGCAGCCCTTCAGTCGTGCTTACTTTCGTGAGGGCGACACCCGGTTGTTCACCTATGCCAGCGAGTGGCGCCAGGCACACGACATCACCCCGTCCGCCGACGCGTCGACCTTGCCGGCGCTGCTCGTCGAACGGCCCATCGGGCTTGCCGTGCTGCGGCGTTTCCTGCGTCATCCGGTGCGGGAGTTTTTCCAGGCACGGCTCGGCGTGCGGTTCGAACTGGGCGACATCGCGGGCGACGACCAGGAGCCGTTCGCGGTCGATGCGCTGGGTCGGTTCGGCATGACCGACGCCTTGCTGCGTGCCGCCGTCCACAGCGGCGATGACGCCGCGGGCGCGATCGATATGGCGGCGTCGCGGCTGCAACGCAGCGGCCTGCTGCCCATGGGCGGGTTCGCTGCGCCGGTGCGCCGTGAACTGACGGCCACGGCGTCGGCCATCTTCGCCCGGTTCGTGACCGAGCGCCGCCGCTGGCCGATCGATGCCGGCAAGCGGGAAGTGCGTGTCGAGGCCGCGGGTGTGGTCGTCGAGGACTGGCTGGCCGAACTCCGGTCCGACACGGAAGGCAACCTCGCCGCTTTCCTGCTTTCGCCCGCGAACGTGCTGGAGCCGGACGGCTCGCCACGTACGCACCGGCTGGTGATGCCATGGATCGATCACCTGGTGGCCCAGGCCGCCGGGCTTGCCGTGCAGACCCGGTATGTCGGGCCGGACGCCACGATCGTGCTTGCTCCGATTCCGACCGACCGCGCCACGTCCATGCTGGAGACACTGCTGCTGGCGTGGCGCGAGGGCATGCGTGCGCCGCTGCCGGTGGCCGCGCGCACCGCGCTTTCGGCGCTCCTGGCCCCGGAGGAATCATCAATGCAGGCGGCACGAAGCGCCTACGAGGGCGTCCACGACCGCGTACGGGGCGAAGTGGACGGCGATCCGTACCTGATGCGCGCGTGGCCGGAGTTCGATGCGCTCGAGCGCGCCGGCTTCACCCGCTGGCTGCAGCCCTATCGCGACCTGCTGGGCGCGCTTCACGTGGAGCGCGCATGA